One genomic window of Ottowia oryzae includes the following:
- a CDS encoding DUF485 domain-containing protein — protein MSDPVVERIQRDPKYQQLTRTRNRFGWTLTILMLIVYYGYIGLIAFDKELLAKPLGAGVTTLGIPIGLGVIVFTVLITGLYVRRANTEFDAMTREILKDATK, from the coding sequence ATGAGCGACCCCGTGGTCGAGAGGATCCAGCGCGATCCCAAATACCAGCAGCTGACGCGCACACGCAACCGGTTTGGCTGGACGCTGACGATCCTGATGCTGATCGTCTATTACGGCTACATCGGCCTAATCGCGTTCGACAAGGAATTGCTGGCCAAGCCCCTGGGCGCCGGCGTAACGACGCTGGGTATTCCCATTGGGCTGGGCGTGATCGTGTTCACCGTGCTCATCACCGGGCTTTACGTGCGCCGCGCGAACACCGAGTTCGACGCGATGACGCGCGAAATCCTGAAGGACGCCACGAAATGA
- a CDS encoding cation acetate symporter encodes MSARFTSKNLIGLGLALGAAGIAHAAGGDVGEAAKQPTNWTAIIMFTVFVLATLWITKWAAGRTKSAADFYTAGGGITGFQNGLAIAGDYMSAASFLGISAAVMATGYDGLIYSIGFLVGWPILTFLLAERLRNLGKFTFADVAGYRFQQAPIRAFAASGTLVVVAFYLIAQMVGAGQLIKLLFGLDYWIAVVLVGALMMVYVLFGGMTATTWVQIIKAVLLLSGVTFMGFMVMSRYGFSPEALFAEGVKVRTQIAANGGADADTAAKMGLAIMGPGGFIKDPISAISFGMALMFGTLGLPHILMRFFTVPDAKEARKSVFWATTWIGYFYVVIFIIGFGAITLVLTNPEFADTTKGIIHGGAGTANMAAVLVAKSVGGNVFYGFISAVAFATILAVVAGLTLSGASAVSHDLYATVFKHGKADSAKELKVSRITTLALGVVAVALGILFEKQNIAFMVSLAFAIAASANFPVLLLSVLWKDCTTRGAVIGGFLGLISSVALTIVSPSVWEATLGHPKGSALFPYTSPALFSMAIGFLGIWFFSITDKSRNAAAERAAYPAQKVRSETGLGASKASSH; translated from the coding sequence ATGAGCGCCCGTTTCACCTCCAAAAACCTGATCGGCCTGGGCTTGGCGCTGGGCGCGGCAGGCATCGCGCACGCTGCGGGCGGCGACGTTGGCGAGGCTGCCAAGCAGCCGACCAACTGGACGGCCATCATCATGTTCACGGTCTTCGTGCTGGCCACCTTGTGGATCACCAAGTGGGCCGCAGGGCGCACCAAGTCGGCGGCCGACTTCTACACCGCGGGCGGCGGCATCACCGGCTTTCAGAACGGCCTGGCGATCGCGGGCGACTACATGTCGGCGGCGTCGTTCCTGGGTATTTCTGCCGCCGTCATGGCGACAGGCTACGACGGGCTGATCTACTCCATCGGCTTCCTGGTGGGCTGGCCGATCCTGACCTTCCTGCTGGCCGAACGCCTGCGCAACCTGGGTAAATTCACGTTTGCCGACGTGGCCGGCTACCGCTTTCAGCAGGCGCCGATCCGCGCGTTCGCGGCCAGCGGCACGCTGGTGGTGGTGGCCTTCTACCTGATCGCGCAGATGGTCGGCGCGGGCCAGTTGATCAAGCTGCTGTTCGGGCTGGACTACTGGATCGCCGTGGTGCTGGTGGGTGCGCTGATGATGGTGTACGTGCTGTTTGGCGGCATGACCGCCACCACCTGGGTGCAGATCATCAAGGCGGTGCTGCTGCTGTCGGGCGTCACGTTCATGGGCTTCATGGTGATGTCGCGCTATGGCTTCTCGCCCGAAGCGCTGTTTGCCGAAGGCGTGAAGGTGCGCACGCAGATCGCTGCCAACGGCGGCGCCGATGCCGACACCGCCGCCAAGATGGGCCTGGCCATCATGGGCCCAGGTGGCTTTATCAAGGACCCGATCTCCGCCATCAGCTTCGGCATGGCGCTGATGTTCGGCACGCTGGGCCTGCCCCACATCCTGATGCGCTTCTTCACCGTGCCCGACGCCAAGGAAGCGCGCAAGAGCGTGTTCTGGGCGACCACCTGGATCGGCTACTTCTACGTGGTGATCTTCATCATCGGCTTTGGCGCGATTACCCTGGTGCTCACCAACCCCGAATTCGCCGACACCACCAAGGGCATCATCCACGGTGGCGCGGGCACGGCCAACATGGCCGCGGTGCTGGTGGCCAAGTCGGTGGGCGGCAACGTGTTCTACGGCTTCATCTCGGCCGTGGCCTTCGCGACCATCCTGGCCGTGGTGGCCGGGCTGACGCTGTCGGGCGCTTCGGCCGTGTCCCACGACCTGTACGCCACCGTGTTCAAACACGGCAAGGCCGACAGCGCGAAAGAGCTGAAAGTCTCGCGCATCACCACGCTGGCGCTGGGCGTGGTGGCCGTGGCGCTGGGCATTCTGTTCGAGAAGCAGAACATCGCCTTCATGGTGTCGCTGGCGTTCGCCATCGCGGCGTCGGCCAACTTCCCGGTGCTCCTGCTGTCGGTGCTGTGGAAAGACTGCACCACGCGCGGCGCGGTGATCGGCGGCTTCCTGGGGTTGATCTCATCCGTGGCGCTGACCATCGTGTCGCCCTCGGTGTGGGAAGCCACGTTGGGCCACCCGAAGGGCTCGGCGCTGTTCCCGTACACGTCGCCGGCGCTGTTCTCGATGGCCATCGGCTTCCTGGGCATCTGGTTCTTCTCGATCACCGACAAGAGCCGCAACGCCGCCGCCGAACGCGCCGCCTACCCGGCGCAGAAGGTGCGGTCGGAAACGGGCCTGGGCGCGTCCAAGGCGTCTTCGCACTGA